One region of Pseudoalteromonas sp. R3 genomic DNA includes:
- a CDS encoding Na/Pi symporter, translating to MSEQNQTSLFAKILNWTAIALLVYLVLVAVGTVSGGFKLASGGTEGAKEIFAFATNPFVALMLGAFATALVQSSSTVTSVIVGLVAGGLPLGIAIPMIMGANIGTTITNTLVSIGHIRNKEEFQRAFAASTVHDFFNLLAVAIFLPLEIMFGLLEKFSAALSHLFVGDADLSLKSYNFIKPLVKPAVGLVKDAVSFLDGKAVGVAMVIVGIAMILFAVTTLGKLLKKALVGRAKELLHSAIGRGPVAGISSGAVVTVMVQSSSTTTSLMIPLAGSGVFNTRQIYPFTLGANIGTTITALLAATSITGPNAEVALTIALVHVMFNVFAVGLIYGLPLLREIPLQLAEKLAQIGTRNKSAAFGYVLGSFFVLPGLLMLAIK from the coding sequence ATGAGTGAACAAAATCAAACCTCTCTTTTTGCAAAGATCTTAAACTGGACCGCAATTGCTTTACTGGTCTACCTTGTATTAGTTGCTGTTGGTACAGTCAGCGGCGGTTTTAAGCTGGCTTCAGGCGGCACGGAAGGCGCAAAAGAAATTTTCGCATTTGCAACTAACCCATTCGTCGCATTAATGCTTGGTGCATTTGCAACCGCTCTCGTTCAATCTTCATCTACAGTTACTTCAGTTATTGTCGGCCTTGTCGCTGGTGGCCTGCCCTTGGGTATCGCGATTCCCATGATTATGGGTGCAAACATCGGTACTACTATTACTAATACCTTGGTATCGATTGGCCACATCCGCAATAAAGAAGAATTCCAGCGCGCTTTTGCCGCGTCAACGGTTCATGATTTCTTTAACCTGCTTGCGGTGGCAATTTTCCTGCCGTTAGAGATTATGTTTGGCCTGCTGGAAAAATTCTCAGCAGCGCTGTCTCACCTGTTTGTTGGTGACGCTGACCTTTCTCTTAAGAGCTATAACTTCATCAAGCCACTTGTAAAACCAGCTGTCGGATTGGTAAAAGATGCGGTGAGCTTCCTGGATGGCAAAGCTGTGGGTGTCGCTATGGTTATCGTTGGTATTGCCATGATCCTGTTCGCAGTTACAACTCTTGGTAAACTCCTTAAGAAAGCGCTAGTTGGCCGTGCGAAAGAACTATTACACAGTGCAATTGGTCGTGGTCCTGTCGCTGGTATCAGTTCAGGTGCAGTAGTGACTGTCATGGTTCAATCTTCTTCCACCACAACCAGCTTGATGATCCCTCTTGCAGGTAGTGGTGTGTTTAACACTCGTCAGATTTACCCTTTCACACTGGGCGCTAACATTGGTACTACTATCACTGCACTACTTGCCGCTACCTCAATCACAGGCCCTAACGCAGAAGTTGCCCTGACGATTGCATTAGTGCACGTTATGTTTAACGTATTTGCAGTTGGTCTGATATACGGACTACCACTGCTACGCGAAATTCCTCTGCAACTTGCTGAAAAGCTTGCTCAAATTGGTACACGTAATAAATCAGCGGCATTTGGTTACGTGCTGGGCTCTTTCTTCGTCCTGCCAGGACTGTTGATGCTAGCCATCAAGTAA
- a CDS encoding transporter substrate-binding domain-containing protein, which yields MHLIFLLLLLPVSVFANTQCDTRYKVGVGTSWPPYVMYRETVPYGLDIEITRRVFSKAKLCIDFVQLPSSARGITELSKGFIDILPSASFNTQRAKLAYFSHAYRRERMRLFTRSKDLNNVRSLTELFAAERTFVANPGAYYGKELEQILKIAWYRERLLEVPSISQRMQLVNRGRVDFLIEDEFSGYHYIEKLGFREMKIHPYVVNDNAIHFMLSRKSFNKQEIEEINSAINSLRDEIAELVSQYGIETSRG from the coding sequence GTGCATTTAATATTTCTGTTACTTCTCCTACCTGTTTCGGTGTTTGCGAACACCCAATGTGATACACGCTACAAAGTTGGCGTGGGTACAAGCTGGCCACCTTATGTGATGTACCGAGAGACGGTTCCCTATGGTCTTGATATTGAAATAACCCGAAGGGTTTTCAGTAAGGCAAAGTTGTGTATAGATTTTGTTCAGCTACCTTCTTCGGCAAGAGGTATCACTGAGCTTTCTAAAGGCTTTATTGATATTCTTCCTTCAGCTAGTTTTAACACACAAAGAGCCAAACTGGCCTATTTCAGCCATGCTTATCGGCGGGAAAGAATGCGCTTATTTACAAGAAGTAAAGACCTAAACAATGTCAGAAGCCTGACTGAGCTATTTGCTGCAGAGCGCACATTTGTTGCTAATCCAGGCGCTTATTATGGTAAAGAGCTGGAGCAGATCCTCAAGATTGCCTGGTACAGAGAGCGCTTGCTTGAAGTGCCCAGCATCAGCCAGCGTATGCAGCTTGTGAATCGCGGACGAGTCGATTTTTTAATTGAAGACGAATTCTCCGGTTATCATTATATAGAGAAGCTTGGATTTAGGGAGATGAAAATACATCCCTATGTTGTCAATGACAACGCCATTCATTTTATGTTAAGTCGTAAATCCTTTAATAAACAAGAAATAGAAGAAATTAACTCAGCCATTAATTCGTTACGGGACGAGATAGCTGAGCTGGTGAGTCAATATGGCATTGAAACCAGTAGAGGCTAA
- a CDS encoding anhydro-N-acetylmuramic acid kinase translates to MGIKQINQLSSIANKPSRIILGLMSGTSLDGLDIALCQVSGAGKTTRCKLLKFTTAAYDNEFKEKVRKVFAKGYVDFEYLTLLHPWVGYYHAKIINQTLTQWQLEPQDIDLIASHGQTVYHCPQHQHSYTDFGNGTLQLGDGDHVATHTQIITISDFRQKHIAKGGEGAPLAQYGDYLLYQNSDIHRILLNLGGIANFTVLKAGGEIEDIQCTDIGPGNTLMDAYCQQYFNIPYDESGAIAAQGKVSEELLDLLKSVPFFHYTVPKTTGPEVFSLAMLEDKIMCLGSVLSHYDVLATLNELTAWCVLEQINCLGLRGPTELLLSGGGAHNTLLLSKLKSRLSEEFDVSKLSSDGVGVDSKEAALFAVLANECVAGDGLFSFGKISLPG, encoded by the coding sequence ATGGGTATTAAGCAAATAAATCAGCTGAGTTCCATTGCGAACAAGCCCTCTCGTATAATTTTGGGATTGATGAGTGGCACCTCATTAGACGGTCTAGATATTGCCTTGTGTCAGGTGAGCGGGGCAGGTAAAACGACACGCTGTAAACTACTTAAGTTCACAACGGCTGCTTACGATAATGAGTTTAAAGAAAAGGTTCGTAAGGTCTTTGCTAAAGGTTACGTAGACTTTGAGTATTTAACGCTATTGCATCCCTGGGTCGGTTACTATCATGCGAAAATCATTAATCAAACGCTGACGCAATGGCAGCTAGAGCCTCAGGATATTGACCTGATAGCCAGCCACGGGCAGACTGTTTACCATTGCCCGCAGCATCAGCATTCATACACTGACTTTGGAAACGGCACGCTACAGCTAGGTGACGGCGATCACGTTGCGACTCACACTCAGATCATTACCATTTCGGATTTCAGACAAAAACACATAGCCAAAGGTGGTGAGGGTGCGCCGCTTGCACAATATGGTGACTATTTATTGTATCAAAACTCAGATATTCACCGTATTTTGCTGAATTTAGGCGGTATAGCAAATTTTACTGTTCTAAAAGCGGGTGGAGAAATAGAAGATATTCAATGCACCGATATTGGCCCCGGCAACACCCTAATGGATGCGTACTGCCAGCAGTATTTTAATATACCTTATGACGAGTCAGGGGCGATTGCTGCTCAGGGGAAAGTGTCGGAAGAACTCCTGGATTTGCTTAAGTCTGTTCCATTTTTTCATTACACCGTCCCGAAAACAACTGGGCCAGAAGTGTTTAGTTTGGCGATGCTGGAAGACAAGATAATGTGTCTTGGTTCCGTTTTGTCTCATTACGATGTGCTGGCTACACTGAATGAGTTAACGGCCTGGTGTGTTCTCGAGCAGATCAACTGTTTGGGGTTGCGCGGTCCTACAGAGTTGTTGCTAAGTGGCGGAGGTGCCCACAATACTCTGCTGCTATCTAAGTTAAAGTCCCGTTTATCTGAGGAGTTTGACGTATCCAAACTATCGAGTGACGGCGTCGGGGTAGATTCCAAAGAAGCTGCACTATTTGCGGTCCTGGCAAATGAGTGCGTAGCGGGGGATGGGTTATTTTCTTTCGGTAAGATAAGCCTGCCGGGATGA
- a CDS encoding lytic polysaccharide monooxygenase, with product MQEHEFAVNTPDYNNQQAVEKNIPDGTLCAAGSHEKRGMNLPSADWQTTQVRPNAAGELAIRFHATTPHNPSFWKFYLTKPEFNPATDVMTWGSLDLITEVGNVDFVKDPDGKRIYEMTIQIPQGRSGDAILYTRWQRNDVVGEGFYNCSDINIVTDTQPNDWFSAGYFITRGQTANVGDLIWARVFDQNGQEIVKHSLAVTAQNQSSWTSVLAGQLNTTYASDVQVGVKQSNGDVVFDEANLLSNEVFVTDAAFTYNLTIVPKAPNTPPTVHQPDPVVMDENSQVQVHVHAFDDEQTELTYNWSLPSGLTMTGSGATVTLQSAEISADTQYTVSIAVSDGELTTSRDLSVTVKDIPVSTHPKWQASDTYVGGDKVSHNGKNYEAKWWTRGEEPGKAQVWKAL from the coding sequence ATTCAGGAGCATGAGTTTGCGGTTAATACACCCGATTATAACAACCAACAAGCGGTTGAAAAAAACATTCCAGATGGCACCTTGTGTGCAGCAGGTTCGCACGAAAAACGCGGTATGAACTTACCTTCTGCAGATTGGCAGACAACTCAAGTCAGACCAAACGCTGCAGGAGAGTTAGCAATACGATTCCATGCTACAACCCCACACAACCCTAGCTTCTGGAAATTTTATCTGACCAAGCCAGAATTCAACCCTGCAACAGATGTGATGACCTGGGGTAGCCTGGATCTTATCACAGAAGTCGGCAACGTTGATTTTGTTAAAGACCCTGATGGAAAACGCATATATGAAATGACCATTCAGATCCCGCAGGGCCGAAGTGGTGATGCGATTCTCTATACTCGCTGGCAGAGAAATGACGTCGTTGGTGAGGGGTTCTATAACTGTAGTGACATTAATATCGTGACTGATACTCAGCCAAATGACTGGTTCTCAGCTGGCTATTTTATCACCAGAGGCCAGACAGCTAATGTTGGTGACCTGATCTGGGCAAGAGTATTCGACCAAAATGGTCAGGAGATAGTGAAACATTCTTTAGCTGTAACCGCACAAAACCAGTCGAGTTGGACAAGTGTTTTGGCAGGCCAACTCAATACCACTTATGCCAGTGATGTCCAGGTTGGTGTAAAACAATCAAACGGTGATGTGGTATTTGATGAAGCTAACTTGCTAAGTAACGAAGTATTCGTAACGGATGCCGCCTTTACCTATAACCTGACAATCGTACCCAAAGCTCCGAATACGCCGCCGACAGTCCATCAACCGGACCCGGTTGTAATGGATGAAAATAGCCAAGTCCAGGTTCATGTGCACGCGTTTGACGACGAGCAAACTGAACTGACCTACAACTGGTCACTGCCATCCGGGCTTACGATGACAGGAAGCGGGGCTACCGTCACACTGCAAAGCGCTGAGATATCGGCAGACACTCAGTACACGGTTTCAATCGCCGTATCAGATGGCGAGCTAACCACATCCAGAGACCTAAGCGTAACGGTTAAAGATATTCCTGTGTCTACGCATCCAAAGTGGCAGGCTTCTGACACGTATGTCGGTGGAGATAAAGTCTCTCACAATGGCAAAAACTATGAAGCTAAGTGGTGGACCCGCGGCGAAGAGCCAGGTAAAGCCCAGGTATGGAAAGCACTTTAG
- a CDS encoding glycosyl hydrolase family 18 protein, producing MKIKQISTAIGLALMSGSVLAAPSTPSLSWEPQVYSFVDVLLDGNGSYKDLVTAKDKVDIQIKWNAWSGTGGDSYKVYFDNQLVNEGTLTAGTKSGTITFPYMQSGRHTLYVELCDSTGCARSAGKEIVIADTDGGHLEPLPMDVNPNNRNNGTIPGKVTGAYFVEWGIYGRDFDVTNIPAQNLSHLLYGFIPICGANESLKEIENGNSWRALQKACAGTPDYEVVIHDPWAAIQKTLPGVSQNDPIRGTYAQLMALKQRYPDLKILPSVGGWTLSDPFHGFTNKANRDVFVASMKKFLKTWKFYDGVDIDWEFPGGDGPNPDLGDPVNDGPAYIALMAELRAMLDELEAETGRTYELTSAIGSGYDKIEDVDYQAAQQYMDYIFAMTYDFYGGWNNVTGHQTGLYCGSHLSQDECNGTGVDDNGEPRKGPAYTAHNAVQLLLQQGVNSKKIVMGAAMYGRGWEGVMDQNTTIPGNPMTAPGNGKYSGSTSEGVWEPGIMDYKAIAANLVGPNGTGLNGFEVGYDEQAEAAYVWNRSNGKLLTFDSARSVEAKGRYVNLHDLGGLFAWEIDADNGDILNAMYDGLTGGVPVNKPPVVSVESNVTVQSGGSVNVTATASDPDNQPLTFAWSASNALTLTNISSATVGVAAPVVTQDTEYTLTIAVSDGEATTTRNVKVLVKAPSTGNDAPIVTPISAVTLVENTSTSVQVNATDPNGDALTYSWSASNGLSVSGQGATATITAPEVTQNTTYQVTVAVSDGIATTTVSFDVNVTDSAVGADPWDRSKVYVGGDRVSYQGKLYEAKWWTRGEEPGKAMVWKAL from the coding sequence ATGAAGATTAAACAGATCAGTACGGCAATAGGCCTTGCGCTAATGAGCGGCTCAGTTCTAGCGGCGCCTTCAACACCTAGCTTGAGCTGGGAACCTCAGGTCTATTCTTTTGTAGATGTTCTACTCGATGGCAATGGGTCATATAAAGACCTGGTAACCGCTAAAGACAAGGTAGATATACAGATTAAGTGGAATGCATGGAGTGGCACAGGTGGTGACAGCTATAAAGTGTATTTCGACAATCAGCTCGTCAACGAAGGCACACTAACGGCAGGTACCAAAAGCGGCACTATCACTTTCCCTTACATGCAATCTGGCCGCCATACGCTATATGTAGAGCTGTGTGATAGCACTGGCTGTGCGAGAAGTGCTGGTAAAGAGATTGTCATAGCAGATACAGACGGTGGTCACTTAGAGCCATTACCTATGGATGTCAATCCTAACAACCGTAATAACGGTACTATCCCGGGCAAGGTAACTGGTGCGTATTTTGTAGAGTGGGGTATTTATGGCCGTGACTTTGACGTGACTAACATCCCGGCACAGAATCTAAGCCACCTGTTATATGGCTTTATACCGATTTGTGGTGCCAATGAATCACTGAAAGAAATTGAGAATGGCAACAGCTGGCGTGCATTGCAAAAAGCATGTGCCGGAACACCTGATTATGAAGTGGTGATCCATGACCCCTGGGCTGCTATTCAGAAAACATTGCCTGGCGTAAGCCAAAACGACCCGATCCGTGGTACTTACGCGCAGCTAATGGCACTTAAACAGCGTTATCCTGACCTGAAAATCTTACCGTCAGTGGGTGGCTGGACGCTCTCTGACCCATTCCATGGGTTTACTAACAAAGCAAATCGTGATGTGTTTGTCGCATCGATGAAAAAGTTCCTGAAAACCTGGAAGTTTTATGACGGGGTAGATATCGACTGGGAATTCCCGGGTGGTGACGGCCCGAACCCAGACTTGGGCGACCCTGTCAATGACGGTCCGGCTTATATCGCCCTGATGGCTGAGCTACGTGCCATGTTAGACGAGCTAGAAGCCGAAACGGGTCGTACATATGAGCTGACGTCTGCTATTGGCTCTGGTTACGATAAAATTGAAGACGTAGATTACCAGGCTGCGCAGCAGTACATGGACTACATCTTCGCAATGACTTATGACTTTTACGGCGGCTGGAACAATGTAACAGGTCACCAGACAGGTTTATATTGTGGCTCTCACTTAAGTCAGGATGAGTGTAACGGCACCGGTGTTGATGACAATGGGGAACCACGTAAAGGCCCGGCTTACACGGCGCATAACGCGGTCCAGTTGTTATTACAGCAAGGCGTAAACTCGAAGAAAATCGTCATGGGCGCAGCTATGTATGGTCGTGGCTGGGAAGGTGTGATGGATCAGAACACCACGATTCCGGGCAATCCAATGACAGCGCCAGGTAATGGTAAATACTCAGGCTCTACCTCGGAAGGCGTATGGGAGCCGGGTATCATGGATTACAAGGCCATCGCTGCTAATTTGGTGGGACCAAATGGCACAGGCCTCAATGGGTTTGAGGTTGGCTACGACGAGCAGGCTGAAGCAGCATACGTCTGGAACCGCAGCAATGGTAAGTTGTTGACGTTCGATAGTGCACGCTCTGTTGAAGCAAAAGGGCGTTACGTAAACTTGCACGATCTGGGTGGCTTGTTTGCCTGGGAAATCGATGCTGATAACGGCGATATTCTGAATGCCATGTACGATGGTTTGACTGGCGGTGTTCCAGTTAACAAACCGCCAGTTGTATCCGTTGAGAGCAATGTGACCGTTCAGTCGGGTGGCTCTGTCAATGTAACTGCAACAGCGTCAGATCCCGACAATCAACCACTGACGTTCGCCTGGAGTGCGTCAAATGCACTTACCCTGACGAACATAAGCAGTGCGACAGTGGGTGTAGCCGCGCCTGTAGTAACACAAGACACAGAGTACACATTAACCATTGCCGTATCAGATGGTGAAGCGACAACAACGCGAAATGTGAAGGTGTTGGTTAAAGCACCGTCGACTGGTAACGATGCGCCAATAGTAACGCCTATCTCAGCGGTTACACTTGTCGAAAACACCAGCACATCGGTGCAGGTTAATGCCACAGACCCTAATGGTGATGCATTAACTTACAGCTGGTCAGCAAGCAACGGTTTGAGCGTTAGTGGACAAGGGGCTACTGCGACGATTACAGCACCAGAAGTTACTCAGAACACCACTTATCAGGTAACAGTTGCTGTGTCTGACGGTATTGCTACTACGACAGTGTCATTTGATGTTAACGTCACGGATTCTGCGGTAGGCGCTGATCCTTGGGACCGCAGTAAAGTGTATGTCGGAGGTGACCGCGTTAGCTATCAAGGCAAGTTATACGAAGCTAAGTGGTGGACACGCGGCGAAGAGCCTGGAAAAGCGATGGTGTGGAAGGCACTTTAA
- a CDS encoding glycosyl hydrolase family 18 protein, which translates to MKTRNKFKMAMQLSAIAIAIGSTQANAYDCTGLNPWESGKAYTGGQQVEQNNNAYEANWWTRSEPAANSGDWQEWTWLGQCDSVVENNPPVASNLQPVSGSEFVENDSVAISVKAVDSDGTVSKVEFFVDGALIATDVNGTADMFDAQWSASVGTHDISATAYDDKGAASNVLTSQILVKPVDTGNKAPEAQLLIKSQPAELVVGSQVVFGLSGSDVDGQVTKLTFTVDGVDVVTTNGTATDHTWTAQQLGPVSFTLTVTDDKGATSSVSQTLTVVEQGQGGRDDCKPEGLFQTPGVNTPYCTIYDVNGREKMGNDHPRRVIGYFTSWRNGANGQPSYLVNDIPWDKITHINYAFAHVDANNKVSIGDPTAAGNPATNMEWPGEAGAEMDPALPYKGHFNLLNKYKKQHPDVKTLISVGGWAETGGYFGSDGKRVNSGGFYTMTTNADGSVNQAGIDAFAASAVEFIRTYGFDGVDIDYEYPTSMNDAGHPDDFPISNALRAGLNASYQVLMKRLREELDKAGQQDGKHYMLTIASPSSGYLLRGMETFQVTKYLDYVNIMSYDLHGAWNQHVGHNASLFDTGEDSELKAWNVYGTAEFEGIGYLNTDWAVKYFRGALSGGRINIGIPYYTRGFQNVQGGTNGLWGQAAFPDQANCPPGTGKGEKNKCGNGAVGIDNLWHDKNDVGLEVPAGSNPLWHVKNLQSGIVASYLADYGLTPDTDPADRLTGTYARHYDSVAVAPWLWNAEKKVFLSIEDEESMGTKVDYVINNGLGGIMFWELAGDFDYDATKGEYFMGSSLTTLAYNKFNQSGAPYDIHPGDVSFQVPAESVDVSFTAKDFPLGDDNYPIAPTFSFTNNSAIDLSGAKITFDVPVATSAIFKSNWNAQEKLGMAVEVNRSNAAGNNIGGFENEFHRFSITLVDEWGNIPKSFAPGETVNAQVMYYMPITGPVNFVAEKDGKRYAFKFEYPKLPDAKPGDGNGGPITSCEGVPISQISVYPEFPKGSHAAQGDLIIDGNGVYKAKWWSNKQPSVSSDYTKVCSL; encoded by the coding sequence ATGAAAACGAGAAACAAATTCAAGATGGCAATGCAGCTCAGTGCAATCGCCATTGCGATCGGCTCAACACAGGCTAACGCATATGATTGTACCGGGCTAAACCCTTGGGAATCAGGTAAAGCATATACAGGCGGTCAGCAAGTTGAGCAGAATAACAACGCCTATGAAGCTAACTGGTGGACTCGCTCCGAACCTGCGGCTAATTCAGGTGACTGGCAGGAATGGACTTGGTTGGGCCAGTGTGACAGCGTTGTCGAAAATAACCCACCTGTGGCCAGTAACTTACAGCCAGTTTCGGGTTCTGAGTTCGTAGAAAATGACAGCGTTGCCATAAGCGTAAAAGCAGTCGACTCTGATGGCACTGTGAGCAAAGTTGAGTTCTTTGTCGATGGCGCTTTGATTGCCACTGACGTAAACGGCACCGCAGATATGTTTGATGCACAGTGGAGTGCCAGTGTCGGTACCCACGACATTAGCGCAACGGCATATGATGACAAAGGAGCAGCGTCTAATGTATTGACTAGTCAAATCCTTGTGAAGCCAGTTGATACAGGTAACAAGGCTCCAGAAGCACAGTTACTTATAAAGAGCCAGCCTGCTGAACTCGTTGTAGGTTCACAAGTTGTTTTTGGTCTGTCCGGAAGCGATGTAGACGGTCAGGTGACTAAGTTGACGTTTACGGTAGATGGTGTCGATGTTGTTACTACAAATGGTACCGCGACCGATCACACATGGACCGCACAACAACTGGGTCCGGTCAGCTTTACGTTAACTGTTACAGATGACAAAGGGGCAACTTCTAGTGTGTCTCAGACATTGACTGTTGTAGAGCAGGGGCAAGGTGGACGTGATGACTGTAAACCTGAAGGCTTGTTCCAGACTCCCGGAGTGAATACGCCTTACTGTACTATTTACGACGTAAACGGACGAGAAAAAATGGGCAATGACCATCCTCGTCGCGTGATCGGCTACTTTACCAGTTGGAGAAATGGCGCAAATGGCCAACCATCCTATTTGGTTAATGACATTCCATGGGACAAAATAACGCATATTAACTACGCCTTTGCGCACGTTGACGCAAACAACAAGGTATCCATTGGCGACCCAACGGCTGCTGGTAATCCGGCAACGAATATGGAATGGCCTGGAGAGGCTGGCGCAGAAATGGATCCTGCACTGCCATACAAAGGTCACTTTAACCTGCTGAACAAGTACAAAAAACAACATCCTGACGTAAAAACACTGATCTCTGTTGGCGGCTGGGCTGAAACGGGTGGCTACTTCGGCAGCGACGGTAAGCGAGTCAACAGCGGTGGCTTTTACACTATGACCACTAATGCCGATGGCAGCGTGAATCAGGCTGGCATAGATGCATTTGCGGCCAGTGCTGTGGAGTTTATTCGTACTTATGGTTTTGATGGTGTTGATATTGACTATGAATATCCAACCTCAATGAACGACGCAGGTCACCCGGATGACTTCCCAATCTCAAACGCATTACGTGCCGGGTTGAATGCCTCTTATCAGGTGCTGATGAAACGTTTACGTGAAGAGCTTGATAAAGCGGGTCAACAGGATGGTAAGCACTACATGCTAACTATTGCGTCACCTTCTTCTGGCTACTTGCTACGTGGTATGGAGACATTCCAGGTCACTAAATATCTGGATTACGTCAATATCATGTCTTACGACTTACATGGGGCGTGGAACCAGCATGTAGGCCACAATGCTTCTTTGTTTGACACAGGTGAAGATTCTGAACTCAAAGCATGGAATGTCTATGGTACCGCTGAATTTGAAGGTATTGGTTATCTGAACACGGACTGGGCAGTTAAATATTTCCGTGGCGCTTTGTCCGGTGGTCGTATCAATATCGGTATTCCTTACTACACCCGTGGTTTCCAGAATGTACAAGGCGGTACAAACGGGCTTTGGGGCCAGGCGGCATTCCCGGACCAAGCGAACTGTCCACCAGGTACCGGAAAAGGTGAAAAGAATAAATGTGGTAACGGTGCCGTAGGTATTGACAACCTTTGGCATGACAAAAATGACGTGGGCCTTGAAGTACCAGCGGGTTCTAACCCATTGTGGCATGTGAAAAACCTGCAATCAGGCATCGTTGCCAGTTACCTGGCGGATTACGGCTTGACGCCGGACACAGATCCCGCAGACAGATTGACCGGAACATACGCTCGTCATTATGACTCTGTGGCTGTTGCCCCCTGGCTGTGGAATGCTGAGAAGAAAGTATTCTTGTCGATTGAAGATGAAGAGTCGATGGGTACCAAGGTTGATTATGTTATTAACAATGGACTTGGCGGCATCATGTTCTGGGAGCTGGCCGGAGATTTCGATTACGACGCTACAAAGGGCGAGTACTTTATGGGCTCAAGCCTGACCACGTTAGCTTATAACAAGTTTAACCAGTCCGGCGCGCCATACGATATCCATCCTGGTGATGTGAGCTTCCAGGTACCTGCGGAATCAGTAGACGTCAGCTTTACAGCAAAAGACTTCCCGTTAGGCGATGATAACTATCCAATCGCGCCAACGTTCTCATTTACCAATAACTCAGCCATTGACTTGTCAGGGGCTAAGATAACCTTCGATGTGCCAGTAGCGACTTCTGCGATTTTCAAGTCTAACTGGAACGCCCAGGAAAAACTCGGTATGGCGGTTGAAGTGAATCGCTCTAACGCTGCCGGCAACAATATCGGTGGATTTGAGAACGAATTCCATCGCTTTTCAATCACTCTGGTCGATGAGTGGGGAAATATTCCTAAGTCTTTCGCACCAGGAGAAACTGTTAACGCCCAGGTGATGTACTACATGCCAATTACAGGTCCGGTTAACTTCGTCGCAGAAAAAGATGGCAAACGTTACGCGTTTAAGTTTGAGTACCCGAAACTGCCGGATGCGAAACCGGGTGATGGTAATGGGGGACCTATCACAAGTTGTGAAGGCGTGCCTATATCACAAATCAGTGTTTATCCTGAGTTTCCAAAGGGAAGCCACGCAGCCCAGGGAGATCTCATCATCGACGGCAACGGTGTATATAAAGCGAAGTGGTGGAGCAATAAGCAACCATCAGTGAGCTCTGATTATACCAAGGTTTGTAGTTTGTAA